The proteins below are encoded in one region of Rhinolophus sinicus isolate RSC01 linkage group LG07, ASM3656204v1, whole genome shotgun sequence:
- the DNASE2 gene encoding LOW QUALITY PROTEIN: deoxyribonuclease-2-alpha (The sequence of the model RefSeq protein was modified relative to this genomic sequence to represent the inferred CDS: deleted 1 base in 1 codon): MAALSPLLLAALLWLPAGAVTCYGDSGQPVDWFVVYKLPAHSGSGVEAQAGLRYKYLDEGSGGWREGAGPIDSLMGAVGRSLQPLYRNTSQLAYLLYNDQPPKGTEDSSSRGHTKGVLLLDQREGFWLVHSVPGFPPAASHGNYSWPHPAQTYGQTLLCMSFPLEQFSKIGKQLSYTYPLVYDHKLEGTFAQKFPELEEVVKGHHVHDRPWNSSVTLTSKAGANFQSFAKFGKFGDDLYSGWLAEALGTNLQVQFWQHSGGILSSDCSKVWQVLDVTQIAFPGSAGPTVNTTDDHSKWCVAPEGPWACVGDMNRNCGEKYRGGGTVCARLPALWKAFQPLVKSWEPCDKVNRPVSRKPSREYKS, translated from the exons ATGGCTGCGCTGAGCCCGCTGCTCCTAGCCGCGCTGCTGTGGCTCCCTGCAGGGGCCGTGACCTGCTACGGGGACTCGGGGCAGCCTGTGGACTG GTTTGTCGTTTACAAGCTGCCGGCCCACAGCGGGTCCGGGGTCGAGGCGCAGGCGGGGCTGCGGTACAAGTACTTGGATGAGGGCTCAGGGGGCTGGCGTGAAGGCGCGGGGCCCATCGACAGTTTGATGGGGGCCGTGGGCCGCAGCCTGCAGCCGCTGTACCGAAACACCAGCCAG CTCGCCTACCTACTGTACAATGACCAGCCGCCTAAAGGAACTGAGGATTCTTCCAGCCGGGGGCACACGAAGG GCGTGCTGCTCCTGGACCAAAGAGAGGGCTTCTGGCTGGTCCACAGCGTTCCAGGCTTCCCTCCAGCTGCTTCCCATGGTAACTACAGCTGGCCTCATCCTGCCCAAACCTATGGGCAGACGCTGCTCTGCATGTCTTTTCCTCTCGAGCAGTTCTCAAAGATTG GTAAACAGCTGAGCTACACCTACCCCCTGGTGTATGACCACAAGCTGGAAGGGACCTTTGCCCAGAAATTCCCCGAACTGGAGGAGGTGGTCAAGGGCCACCATGTTCATGACAGACCCTGGAACAGCAGTGTAACACTCACGTCAAAGGCAGGGGCTAACTTCCAGAGCTTtgccaaatttggaaagtttGGAGATG ACCTGTACTCTGGCTGGTTGGCGGAAGCCCTTGGCACAAACCTGCAGGTCCAGTTCTGGCAACACTCTGGTGGCATCCTGTCATCCGACTGCTCCAAGGTCTGGCAAGTGCTGGACGTGACCCAGATAGCCTTCCCTGGGTCAGCTGGTCCCACCGTCAATACCACAGATGATCACTCCAAGTGGTGTGTGGCCCCAGAAGGGCCCTGGGCCTGTGTAGGTGACATGAATCGGAACTGCGGAGAAAAGTACCGAGGTGGGGGCACAGTGTGTGCCCGGCTGCCTGCCCTCTGGAAGGCCTTCCAGCCTCTGGTAAAGTCATGGGAGCCCTGTGATAAGGTGAACAGACCT GTCTCCAGGAAGCCCAGCAGAGAGTATAAGAGCTAA